The Gemmatimonadaceae bacterium genome contains the following window.
CGGCAGCGGTTGTAGCGCGCTCGACCATTCGCGACGCGCGAGTTCGCGCAGGCGACGCTTGAGGCGGTTGCGTGCGACCGCACTCTGCTTGTGGCGCGGCACGATGATGCCGATGCGATGCGCACGAAGAAGGGAAGCGAGTACCCGAACCTCGAGCAGCGCGGTTCGGACTCGCTTCCCTTCGCGGCGGACCAGCTCGAGGTCGGCCGTGCGCGTCAGCCGCTGAGGCGACGCCACGCGGCGTGGATCCTCAGACGCCCGCGTACTTCGACGGGAGCTTCACCGTCAAGCGCTTGCGGCCCTTCTTGCGGCGCCGGCTGAGCACTTCACGCCCCCACTTGGTTTCCATGCGCGCGCGGAATCCGTGCGTCTTGATACGACGCTTATTGCGCGGGCGATACGTCGGCTTCCCCATCGTTGCTCCAAAAAGGCTGAAATCACATCGCGGACAGACCGCTAAACGTAGTCCGGCTCTAGGGTTACGTCAACGGGCGAACCATCTGGGCAGCACTGGTTTGGAGTCACGAGCGTTGACTTATCCACAGGCGGGGGGTAGGTTCGCGTCCCTTCGGATTTCCACAATCGGCTCGCTCCTGCCCTGATGTCTTTATCCCCCACCGATGTGTGGTCGCGCCTGCTGGATCGCGCGCGAACAGAACTGCCGGATCACATAGTTGAGACCTGGTTGTCACCCCTCACCCCGGCGGAGTTCTCCGGCGAGGCGCTGACCCTGAATGCACCCGACCAGTTTTCGGTCGAGTGGAACGAGCGCAAGCACCAGGCGCTGCTCGAGTCGCTGGCTCCGGTGGCGCTTGGGCAGCCATTGAAGATTGCGCTGCGCGTGCAGCAGGAGCGCTTGCAGCGCAGCCAGATGGACCTTTTCGTGCCAGAAAGAGGACAGGAAAGAGCCACCATAGAGCCAGAAAAGGCGCCTGAGAACGTCACGCTCAGCTCGCTGAACGACCGCTACTCCTTCGACACCTTCGTCATCGGCAAGTCCAACGACCTCGCCGCTGCCGCCGCGATGGCCGTCGCCCAGGCCCCAGGGAAGACCTACAACCCGCTCTTCTTCTACGGACCCACTGGGCTGGGCAAGACGCACCTGATGCAGGCCATCGCGCACGACATCCTCAAGCGCGCCCCGCAGACCCGCGTCACCTACATCACGACCGAGCAGTTCACCAACGACGTCATCACGTCCATCGGCAAGGGCGCGATGCACGACTTTCGCCGGCGCTATCGCGAGACGGATCTCTTCCTCGTCGACGACGTGCACTTCATTGGCGGCAAGAACTCCACACAGGAAGAGTTCTTCCACACCTTCAATGCGCTCTACGAGGCCGGCCGCCAGATCGTGCTGACCTCGGACCGCCCGCCCTCCGAGATCCCGAAGCTCGAGGCGCGCCTCGCGTCGCGATTCGCCTGGGGCATGGTGGCCGACATCGGCCAGCCAGATCTCGAGCACCGCATCGCCATCCTGCGTCGCAAGGCGGAACAGGATCACCTCGAGCACACGATCCCCGATGACGTACTGCACTTCATCGCAGACCACGTGCAGTCGAACGTGCGCGAGCTCGAGGGCTCGATCATCAAGCTGCTGGCCTACGCGTCACTCAAGCACCGCGTCGTGACCGTGGACCTGGCCCGCGAAGCGCTGCGCGACAAGCTGCGCGCGCCGGACGGTCCGCCGGTGCGCCCCGAGCGCCAGAGCCGCATGGCCCTGATTCAGCAGCGCGTCGCCTCCGAGTGGGGAGTCACGGTCGAAGGGCTGCAATCGAAAACCCGCACCAAGACCCTGACCATTCCCCGCCAGGTCGCCATGTACCTGGCCCGGGAGATCCTCGGTCTGCAGCTCGTCGAAATCGGCCAGGCCTTCGGTGGGCGAGACCACTCCACGGTCATCCACTCGCTCGAGCGCGTGGCCGAGACAATGAAGGAAAGCGCAGAGTTCAGAAATCGTGTGGACCGCGTGAGGGAAACTGTCCGGCACTCCACATAGTCCACGGCCATCCACACGCAGCAGCACTCCAAACAGCGATTCCCCCGCCCGTCCACGCAGCATCCGCACGCAACCCACGTGAACGACGCACGCGAAACGATGATGCGACAAGCACTTTCGCGGTTCGTCCACAATCCACACCTTTCTACTACTTCTACTAGTAAAGAAATTCAGTAGAGAGTAACAGCAGCTCCGCGCGCCCATCCACACCCGCTCCCACGCCAGATGCGTTTCACCATCACTCGCGAGAAGCTCCAGGAAGGCCTCGCTGCCGTCACACCCGCCGTCCCCAACAAGACGACGCTGCCGGTGTTGGCCAACCTTCTGGTGCAGACCACGGACAAGGGCATTCGGATCTCGGGCACCGACCTCGACATCGCGGTCAGCACCGAAGTGACCGCTGACGTCGAGAGCGCGGGCGCCATCACGATCCCTGCTCGCAAGCTTTCCGAAATCGCCCGCGAGTTGCCGCCCTCACCGGTGCGCATCTCGACCACGGGGGATCAGCGCATCACGCTCGAGTGCGGTCGCTCGAAGTTCAAGTTGCTTGGACTCCCGAAGTCCGAGTTCCCAAGCTTCCCGGCCGTGCAGTTCGACAAGGCGGTGCGCATTCCCTCTGGAGATCTCCAGAAGCTCATTGGCCACACGGCCTTCGCCGCCAGCACGGAGGAGAGCCGTCCGATCCTCAACGGCGTGCTTTGGGAACTGCGCAGCGACCTGATGCGGATGGTCGCCACGAATGGCCACCGCCTGGCGAAGATGGAGATCCCGGTGCGGGGCGGACAGAAGGCAGATCTCATCATTCCGCCCAAGGCCCTCGAGCAGATTCGTCGCCTCTTCCCCGCCGAGGAGGAGCTGGAGGTGGCGCAGGGCGAAAACCACCTGGGATTTCGCTCGCCGTTCACGTCGGTCTACACGCGCCTCATCGAGGGACCGTATCCCGGCTACGAGCAGGTCATCCCGAAGGACAACGACAAGTACGCCATCCTCGACCGCGCGGCGTTCACCAGCACGCTGAAGCGCATGAGCGTGGTCGCCTCCGACCAGACGCACCGCATCCGGCTGTCCTTCAATGCCGGCATGCTCAAGTTCTCGGTCTCGACCCCGGACCTCGGCGAGGCCCAGGACGAGTTGCCGATCCGCTACGACGGCGATCCGCTCGACATCGGATTCAACGCGGCCTACCTGCTCGAGATCCTGCGCTACATGCCCACCGACGAGGTGCGCATGACCTTCCGTGCGCCGGAACGCGCGTCAACGGTCGAGCCCGAAGGCTGGTCGGAGCCAGGCAAGTATCTCTGCCTCCTGATGCCGCTGCGCCTGGTCGATTGACCTGCGAGTCTAGGCGCCTGCGCTGAGCACGCCGGGCGCCGCCGCGCCGACAGCGGCTACTGCGGCTCTGAAATCTCGATGGCGCTCGTCTGCAGGAGCTGCTGCTGGCGGCGCCGGCCGTCCATCCGCACGTGCAGGACCGAGCGCCCCTCCGCCGCCACGATTGCACCGCCGTCGAGCGAGACCAGGAGGGCCATCTCGCCCTCGCCTTCACCCGTCAGGGTGATGCGTTCGCCGAACTGCAGGCCTTCGCCGCGCAGCGTCGTGCTCGTGCGGCGGCGCAGGAACAGCACAAGCGCCCCCGCGCGCTCCGCCGCGCTGTCCGCGACGAAGCGCCGCACGGTTTCAACGTTCAACGGGATGCCGTCGCGGCACATCACGTAGCGCGACGAGTCCTGCCAGGCCTGACCTGGCTCAAGCCGCAGCGGGAGGGCCATCCACGCCTCGCGGAAACCCTGCACGACGGTCGCGTGCAAGTCCGTGCAGCTCGCTCCGTCTGGCGTGCGGAAACGCGGCATTTCGCCGGGCACCTGCTCAGCAACAAATGAGAACGGCAGCGAGATCCCCTGCGGGCGCTGCCACTGCGTCAGCGGCGGCACGCGTATCTCGAACTGCGTGACCATCCCCGCCAGCCTGGCCGGCAGGGCATCCGGCACGTCACCCCAAGCCACCTCAAGTGTGCTCTCGAGCGAATCGCGCCGCGCGGTAGAGTCCAGGCGCGACACCAGCTCGGCGGAGATCCGAATGCGCTGGCTGCGACGGCGTCCCGGCTCGCGAATCTCCCACGGTGGCGCGGACGGATCACGAACCATCGGGACCCGCGACGTCTCAGGCGGGCGCGGCGTGCCGGCGCTGCCCGCACAGGCCGCCACGAGCGTCAGCAGCACAGCGGGCAACAGCCGCGGGCAAAACGAAAGGCGTGGGGGCATAGGACGCACGATAACGCACGACGGCAGGTGGTGGGGATTCGACCCCAGCCACCTGCCGCCGTTCCTGCGTGGGCCCCGCCTGTAAGCCGGGTTCTGTCGGTGCCTCGCGACACCGGACGATCATTTCTCTCGGCGCACGGTCGCCCGTGTGCTCTAGCAGCCAACCCGCGGCGTCTTCATCGCTGAGGACTGCAACTCGCCGCTTATTTGGCCTTGCTCCCGCTGGGGTTTGCCGTGCCGTCCCCGTTGCCGTGGACGCGGTGGGCTCTTACCCCACCGTTTCACCCTTACCGGCGCCGAAGCGCCGGCGGTCTGTTTTCTGTGGCACTGTCCGTCGCGCATCGGGGTGTGCCCGGTGCGCGCCCAGGCGTTACCTGGCAGCGTGTCCAAGGAGCCCGGACTTTCCTCGGCGCATCGAAAACCTGCGACGCGATCGTCCGGCGGGACCACGCATTCAATATAGCGGTCCCCGGGAAGGTGACGACCTGCAATGGGGCGCTGTGCCGCGATGACGGGAGCGTGACCGTTAGGCGCGAAGCTGCCCGCGTTCTGCGTGCCGGGCGCGTTCCCACCCCCGTCGTCGAGGTCGCCATGTCCGCTTCGCTGCCTGCCCTCCAGGCCCCCGTCGTCACCGTGCTTGACCCCGATGAGCGCGCCCGCGTGGACGCCGCCGGCGAAGGCCTCTACCACACCATCCACCGCGAGAATCTCGCCGACGCCATCGCCGACCTGAAGCACCGTCGTGTCGGTGCGGTGCTCCTGGGTGTTGTGCGCTGCGGTCATCAGGTGGATCGGCGCATCGCCTCCGTGGTGCGCGAGTTTCCGACCGTGCCTACGGTGGCCCTGCTCGGCACCCAACCGCCAAGCGCCGAGGCGCTGCTGCGGATTGGAAATGCAGGGGTCACGCGACTGGTGGACGTACGCGTGCCGGCCGGCTGGAGCCAGCTGCGCCGCATCCTCGCGAGCGAAGCGGCCCGTGGCGCCGACCAGTCCGCGCTGGCTCGCGTGCGCACGGAACTCGCGCCGATTCCAGACGACACTTGGCAGTTCTTCGAGGCGCTGTTCGCGGCCAGCGAACGCAGCGGAACCGTGCAGGATCTTTCACTGCGCCTGCAGGTGCTGCCGAGCACGCTGATGAGCCGCTTCTTCCGCGCGCGCCTTCCCGCACCGAAGCGCTACCTCGCCTACGCGCGACTGCTGCGCGCCGCGCGGCTCTTCGAGGATTCCGGGCATTCGATCGCCGACGTGGCCAACGCGCTGGACTTCTCGTCGCCGCAGTCGTTCGGCCGTCACATCCAGACTTTCCTCGGCATCAGCGCCGGCGAGTTCCGGCGCACCCACGGCGCCGACCGAATGTTGGAACGCTTCCTCGACGAGTTGATCCGGCCGCACCGCGAGAGCCTGCGCCGCCTACGGGCCATCGTCATCAAGCCGGGCATGCGGGCACTCCCGCCAACGCTCGCAGGTCGCGGCCCGGCCTTTCACACGAGGCGCCCGTGAGCCGCCGGCCCAAAGGCCCTCCGCGGCCCGCGCTGCACTACATCCTCGCGGTGATCTCCGCGGCGCGCACGAGGGCTTCGACCGCCACCCCCGTGGCTTCGATGGCTTCGCGTCCGCCTTCCTCGCGGTCCACCACCGCGAGGACCCCAACAACCTGGGCGCCGGCCGCGCGCACCGCCTCGACCGCCTTGAGCGCGGAGCCGCCGGTCGTGATCACGTCCTCGATGACAACGACGCGGTCGGTTGCCTCGAAGGCGCCCTCGATCAGCTTGCCCGTGCCGTGTGTTTTGGCTTCCTTCCGCACCGTGAAGGCGCGCAGGGGCGTGCCGGCCACCTGGCTCGCGTAGGCAATGGCGTAGCTCACGGGGTCGGCACCAAGGGTGAGGCCGCCGACGGAGTCGGCCCGCCAGCCGCGCGCGCCAATGGCGGCGAGTCCAAGCGGGCCGATGGACGTCAGCCCCTCGGGATGCATCGTCGTCGGACGGCAGTCGATGTAGAGGTCGGACTGGCGGCCGGAGGCCAGCGTGAAGGAGCCACGGCGCGCGCTGCGCGTCGCGAGGAGGTCGAGCAGGCGGGTGCGGAGGTCCATGGCGGGAGCCTACGTGGATGGCGGTGGTGGGTCAATGAGGCGGCACGCATGCTGCTGACCTGGGGCGTCGGTCTCGCGGCCGTGGTCGGTGCCGTCGCGTTCGTCGTCTACGAGCGCGCGCGTCGCCGACGCCTGCGCGAGCGGAGCTTGGAGCTCGAACACCTCTCGTTCGAGCTGGCGCGCGCGAACCGCGCCAAGTCCGAGTTCCTCGCCAACGTGTCGCACGAACTGCGCACGCCGCTGGCCGCGATCGTCGGGTTCGTGGACCTGCTGCGCGACGGCTCGTACGGCGAGCTCGGACCGCGCATGGTCGGTCCTGTCGAGCGGATCGCGGTGTCCGCCGAGCACCTGCAGGGGTTGGTGGACCAGATCCTCGACCTCGCGCGCCTCTCGGCGGGACGGCTCGAGCTCCAGCGTGAGCCCCTGTCGCTGCGTGCCTTCGTGATCGACGTGGTGAGCGAGGTCGAGCCGCTGATCATCGAGAAGGGCCTGGCACTCTCCATCCAGGTGCCGGCCTCGCTGCCGCGGCTGAGTACCGACCCGACGCACCTGCGCCAGATCCTCGTCAACCTGCTTGGCAACGCCATCAAGTTCACGGCGCAGGGGTCCATCGCGGTGCGCGCGGCGTTGGTTGCTGACCCCGCGCGTGCGTTCGAGGGGCGTGCCGTGCAGCAGCGGCCCATGCTCGCGGTGGGCGGGACTTGGATTGCGCTGCAGGTAGCGGACAGCGGCATCGGGATCGCCGAGAAGGATCAACAGCGGATTTTCGATGAGTTCGAGCAGGTGGATCCCGGCTCGCGGGCGGATTCGCCGCGGCGCGGGACTGGGCTCGGCCTCACCATCACGCGGCGACTCGCGCGACTGCTCGACGGCGACATCACGGTCGAGAGCACGCCGGGGCGCGGAAGCACCTTCACCTGTTGGCTACCCGTAGAGTCGACGCCGCGCTAGACGCTGCCGCGGTGGTGCAGCGGCGCCGGGCGCGCGAGGACTAGCGGCCGAACAGCCCCTTCACGCGCGAGATCAATCGCGCCGACGGGCTTTCTGCTGGGAAGGGGTCCGTCAGCGACTCGGCCAGCGCGTCGGCGAAAGCCACGACGTCGGCGTAGCGGTCCTTGGGCAGCTTGGCGAGGCCCCGCATCACGACCGCCTCGACGCCCTCCGAGTACTGGAGTTCGCCCTTCGCCTTGTTGAGCGCAATCGGTGGCTGCGACAGCAGCTGCGTGAACATGTCGCGCGGACTGCGGGCCGTGTACGGCAGCGTACCCGTCAGAAACAGGTATGACATCGTCGCCAGCGAGTACTGGTCCGCGGCGGGCGACACGATCTCGCCGGAGAGGGCCTCCGGGGCCACGTACATCAGGGTGCCGACGAAGAATCCGGCGCGCGTGAGGCGCTGGTCGGGCGTCGTGTCCGTCGACGTCGCGATGCCGAAGTCGAGCAGCTTCACCGTGCGGCTGTCGTGATCGTACATCACGTTATCGGGCTTCAGGTCGCGATGCACGATGCCGGCGCTGTGCGCGGCAAACACTGCGCTCGCGATCTGGCGCACGACGCTGGCGACCTCGTCGGGCGGAAACGGCGCGTGCCGCTTCGCGTAGGTCTCGAGCAGCTCACCGGCCGCCCATTCGATGACCAGGAACGGCAGCCCGTTCTCCTCGCCGGTCTGTAGCGTGCGGATGACGTTCGGGTGCGTGACCCGCGTGCCGAAGTTCGCCTCGCGCGTGAAGCGGGCGATGGCCGTGCGGTCCTGGCGTAGCTTCTCGCGCAGGACCTTGAAGGCCACGGTGCCGTGCTCGGGGTGGCTGGCCCGATACACGGTAGCAGTGCCGCCCTCACCCACGCGATCCAGCAGGGTATAGCCGGCAATGGTGGTTCCCACGAGGGCGTCTCGCATATGGCGAGCGAAGCTACCGAGCGGACCAAGGGGGTGCAAGCGATTTCCGCGACCCTCTCCGTGACCCCGGTGTAGATTACGCCTCTGAACCACCTTTGACCCGAACCACCGCGCCCGTGTCCTGCTCGTGCCCTTCGCGCCGCCTGGTCCTGTTGGCGCTGCTCAGTCTTGTCGCCGCGGGTTGCTCCTCTCGGACCCAGGAAGCGCGCATGCCGGCGCCGGCCGGCCCGGGCCTGCAGCGCGACACGCGCAACATCTCGTTCGATCCGGCGCCCCTCTACCGGCAGATGGGGATGATTGCCCGCGGGCTTCCATTTCCCATCGTGGCGCGGGTCGGATATCTCGCGACGTCGCAGCCAGACAGCACCCATGTGCTGCTGGCGCTTTCGTTCTCGGCCACGTCGCTGAGCTTCTCGCGTGAGGCCGACAACCGCTACCGCGCGAACTACAGCGTGAGCATCGGTTTCAGCCGCGACGGCCGGCGGGTCAAGACGGTCGAGACCACCGAGTCCGTGTTGGTTGGCTCCTACCGCGAGACGGGGCGGACGGACGAAAACCTCCTGTTTCAGGAAATCGTGGATCTCCCGCCAGGGCCGTACACGCTGAACCTGGCCATCCGGGATCTCGCGAGTCAGCGTGGCATCGAGGAGATCGTCGAGATGACGGTTCCGAGCTACGCCGCCGGCGGCCTCTCGACGCCGATCCCGATCATCCAGGTCTTGCCGCGAGTCGTACGGGACTCACTGCCGTTCATCCTGCTCCAGCCGCGCGCGACGGCCGTCTTCGGTCGCGATAGCGTGCTGCCGCTCTACGTGGAGTCGTATAACGAGGGCGATGACGCGCTCCTGCTTCTCGCGCGCAACGAGAACGGCCGGCTGATGTGGTCGGACGCCGTGAGCATCCAGCCAATGAACGGATTCTCCGCCGGCATCATCGAGGTGCCGGTCTCGCGACTGGGCATTGGGGTTTCGCAGCTATCGCTCGTGCGCGAGGCGGGCCGCGACACCACCAGCGCCTACGTGTTCGTCGGCTTCGGCGACGAACTGCCGGTGGCCCGCTTCGACGACATGCTGCAGTTCCTGCGCTACTTCGCCACGCAGTCCCGGCTCGACGCGATGCGTCAGGCGCCGGAAGAGGACCGCCCTGCAGCCTGGGCGCGCTTCCTGGCAGAGACGGACTCGCAGCCGAACACCACCGTCCACGAGGACCTGCGGGACTACTTCTCGCGACTGGTGCGCGCCAACGGTCGGTTCACCGAGGAAGGCCTGACAGGCTGGATGACGGATCGCGGGAAGGTCTTCGTGGTGCTCGGGGAACCGGACCAAATCCTCGAGCCGACCTTTACTGACTACTCGCGCAACCGGCAGCAGCTGTGGGAGTATCGCAATCTTGGCCTCCAGCTTGTGTTCTACGATCAGACCGGGTCGGGCCTGTGGCGACTGACGCAGAGCAGCGAAGTCCGCTTCGAGAACGAGTTCCGGCGTCGGCTACGCTAGCCGCCGGCGCGGCTTCGCCGGAGAGCACCACGCCGCTGCGCGCCGAGCTCGCGCGCAAGGCGATCCACCTTGGCACGGCCGCGCTCCCCGTCGGATGGGCCTTCGGGTGGATCGACACCGCGACCCTCCGCATGCTGCTCTCGGCGGCGCTCGCCGTCGCAATCTGCGTCGAGCTCGCCCGATTCAGGCTGCCTCGCCTTGAAGCGGCATTCACCCGAGCAGTCGGCGGGCTCCTGCGCGGAAGGGAGCAGCGAGAGCTTACGGGGGCGACCTGGCTTGCGGCCGCCATGTGCCTCGTCGTCTGGGCCGTCCCGATGCGCAGCGCGCTCGTCGCGCTGTGGGCTGCTGCGGTCGGCGATGCCAGCGGCGCACTTGTTGGTCGCAGTGTCCAGGCCTGGCGTGGAAGGGGCGCGGGCAAGTCGCTGACGGGAACTCTCGCGGTCGGCGTGGCCACCGCCGCCGGCGCGCTGTGGCTCGCGGGGCTCACTCCCGCGATAGCCGCCGTGCTCGGAGCGGTCGCAGCAGTGGCCGAGCGACCGCGACGTCCGCTCGACGACAACCTGCGAGTCGCGCTCGCCGTGGCGCTTGCGGCGATGCTCGTGGGCGTGGGCTAGCTTTCGGCCATGAGTACGCCAGGGCGCCCACGACTCTATCTGATTGACGGCTACGCACTGATCTTCCGCGCCTTCCACGCCCTTGGTGGCGGCGCGCCGCTGCGCAATGCGCGCGGCGAGAACACCGGGATGATCAAGGGCGTCAGCGAGTTCATTCGCCGCCTCATCGAGAAGCACAAGCCCGAGTACCTCGGCTGGGTCAGTGACGCAGGTTCCTCGGGCCGAGAGGAGATGCTCGAGAGCTACAAGGCGAATCGCGTCGCGCTCCCCGACGAGGAGCAACAGGACTTCGACACCGGTGTGGAGCGCGTGCAGGAGCTGCTCGCGGCTTATCGCATCCCGACGCTTGAGCTCGAAGGCTTTGAGGCCGACGACGTCATTGCCACACTCGCACCGCAAGGGGTCGCGGCGGGACTCGAGGTCTGCGTGGTCTCCGGCGACAAGGACCTTCTGCAGATGGTGAAGCCGAGCGTGTGGGTGCTGAATCCCTGGCACGGTCCGCCAGGCCGCACGACCGAGAAATGGTACGGCGTCGAGAATGCACACGAGCGACTGGGTGTGCCGCCCGAGCGCGTGGTCGACTATCTCGCGCTCGTCGGCGACACGGCGGACAACGTGCCCGGCGTGAAGGGCATCGGCGACAAGGGCGCACTGGCCTTGATCGAGCGCTGGGGCACGGTCGAGGAGATGCTCGCGCATGTCGATGAGGTGGAGCCGACCCGCGCGCGGAACGCACTGCTCAAACACGCCGACGATGCGCGGCTCTCCAAGCAGCTCGTCACGCTGCAGGAGAACCTCGCGATTGCGCTCGATCTCGAACAACTGAAGCTCGACACGCCCGACTGGGCCACGCTGCGCGACTTGTTCATCGAGCTGGAGTTCAATACGCAGGCGCGCGCCGCCGCGGTGCAGGCGGAGGCGCAGGGCGCGCCACCGGCCGCCGCGACCGAACCATCCGATGCAGACGCGCATATGGTCAGCGCGCGCAAGGCGCGCGCGGCGGTACCCGGAACGCCTGAAGCCGTCGAGACCAACTACCGCGTGGCGGATTCGGTCGGGCTGGTGATGGAGATGATCGCCGAGGCGCGCGCGGCAGGGATGATCGCGGTGGACACCGAGACCGTGCTCGATGCCGGCGCGCCGCCGATCATCACGCCACTGCGCGCCAACCTGGTCGCCATCTCCGTAGGGACGGCGCCGGGGCGCGCCTGGTACCTGCCCTTCGCGCACCGTGAACCCGGCAGTGCGCAGGGCGGCCTAGCGCTCGGTGATTCACCGGCACCGCCCAAGCCGCGCGCGTCGAGCGCGCCCGCGTCCATCGCCGCACGACTGCTCGCCGAGGGACCGCATCCGGTGGTGAACCTGCCGGCGCTGCACAGCGACGAGATGGAGCCGCTGCGCGCGTTGCTCGAGGATCCGACGGTCCGCAAGACCGCGCACAACGCGAAGTACGACCTGCTCGTGCTGCGCCGCGCGGGCATCACGCTGCGCGGCCTCGACTTCGATTCGATGCTCGCCAGCTACGTGCTCGACCCCGGCCGCCGCTCGCACGCCATCGATGCGCTGGCCGTCGAGTTCCTCGGCGTCGCAATGACCGGATACGACGAGCTCTGCGGCAAGGGCAAGCAGGAGATCCCGTACGCCGAGGTGCCGATCACGGCGGCGCGCGACTACTCCTGCGCCGACAGCGATATCGCCCTGCGCCTGCGCGCCCTGCTTGAGCCGCGGCTCGCCCAGCAGAAGGTCGAGTCCCTGCTGCGTGAGATCGAGCTGCCGCTGGTCGCCGTGCTCGCCGAGATGGAATGGACGGGCGTCACCATCGACGTGCCGTGGTTCCACTCGCTCAAGTCGCGCTTCGAGGCGGCCCGCCTGGAGCTTGAGAAGCAGATCCACGCGGAAGCCGGCGAAGAGTTCAACATCAACAGCAATCCGCAGCTTCGCGTCATCCTGTTCGAGAAGCTCGGCCTGCCGATCAAGAAGAAGACCGCCACCGGCCCGAGCACCGATGCCAGCGTCCTGCAGGAACTCGCGGACGAGGGCCACTTGCTGCCGACGCTCCTGATGGAGTATCGCGAGCTCTCGAAGCTCGAGAACACCTATCTCGATACGCTGCCGGCGCTGGTAAACCCGCACACCGGTCGGCTGCACACCTCGTTCAACCAGACGGTGGCGAGCACTGGCCGGCTCTCGAGCAGCGACCCGAACCTCCAGAACATCCCCATCCGCCGTGAGCTCGGAAAGGACATCCGCCGCGGATTCATTCCGCGCGAGGGCTGGCGCTTCCTGGCCGCGGACTATTCGCAGATCGAGCTGCGTCTGCTCGCGCATCTCTCGGGCG
Protein-coding sequences here:
- the polA gene encoding DNA polymerase I, encoding MSTPGRPRLYLIDGYALIFRAFHALGGGAPLRNARGENTGMIKGVSEFIRRLIEKHKPEYLGWVSDAGSSGREEMLESYKANRVALPDEEQQDFDTGVERVQELLAAYRIPTLELEGFEADDVIATLAPQGVAAGLEVCVVSGDKDLLQMVKPSVWVLNPWHGPPGRTTEKWYGVENAHERLGVPPERVVDYLALVGDTADNVPGVKGIGDKGALALIERWGTVEEMLAHVDEVEPTRARNALLKHADDARLSKQLVTLQENLAIALDLEQLKLDTPDWATLRDLFIELEFNTQARAAAVQAEAQGAPPAAATEPSDADAHMVSARKARAAVPGTPEAVETNYRVADSVGLVMEMIAEARAAGMIAVDTETVLDAGAPPIITPLRANLVAISVGTAPGRAWYLPFAHREPGSAQGGLALGDSPAPPKPRASSAPASIAARLLAEGPHPVVNLPALHSDEMEPLRALLEDPTVRKTAHNAKYDLLVLRRAGITLRGLDFDSMLASYVLDPGRRSHAIDALAVEFLGVAMTGYDELCGKGKQEIPYAEVPITAARDYSCADSDIALRLRALLEPRLAQQKVESLLREIELPLVAVLAEMEWTGVTIDVPWFHSLKSRFEAARLELEKQIHAEAGEEFNINSNPQLRVILFEKLGLPIKKKTATGPSTDASVLQELADEGHLLPTLLMEYRELSKLENTYLDTLPALVNPHTGRLHTSFNQTVASTGRLSSSDPNLQNIPIRRELGKDIRRGFIPREGWRFLAADYSQIELRLLAHLSGDDAFVQAFKAGGDIHRQTASVIFGVALEDVTGEMRARAKTINFATIYGQGAFALSRQLKIEHAEAKAFIETYFERFAGVRQWLDGSVAEARERGYVETLFHRRRYIPEIHDRNFNTRAFGERLAQNSPIQGSAADLIKVAMLRVQARLEREKLDSRMLLQVHDELVFEFPSPEEAALRTLVEQEMTGAVSLHVPLVVDIGSGVNWLEAKA